The Chryseobacterium aureum genome contains a region encoding:
- a CDS encoding glutathione peroxidase, producing the protein MKKIFLMLLSFVAFLQSCTQQKSEISKTKTNELMGKTIYDFKVESLDGKEINFADFKGKKILIVNTASECGFTPQYADLEKVYEQYKDKLVVIGFPANNFGGQEPGTNTEIGAFCQKNYGVTFPMAAKVSVKGDDTAPIFKFLTEKELNGVKNTSILWNFTKFLVDENGKLIDSFVSTTNPMDDAITKYLK; encoded by the coding sequence ATGAAAAAGATTTTTTTAATGCTGCTTTCCTTCGTTGCTTTTCTGCAAAGCTGCACCCAACAAAAAAGTGAAATTTCAAAAACCAAAACCAACGAACTTATGGGAAAAACAATATATGACTTTAAAGTAGAAAGTCTTGATGGTAAAGAAATCAATTTTGCCGATTTCAAAGGAAAGAAAATTCTCATCGTCAATACCGCTTCAGAATGTGGATTTACTCCTCAGTATGCAGATCTTGAGAAGGTTTATGAGCAATATAAAGACAAATTGGTAGTGATAGGTTTCCCGGCTAATAATTTTGGAGGACAGGAGCCCGGAACCAATACCGAAATAGGAGCTTTCTGCCAGAAAAACTATGGCGTAACTTTCCCTATGGCCGCTAAAGTTTCTGTAAAAGGTGATGATACAGCACCTATCTTTAAATTTTTAACAGAGAAAGAACTGAACGGAGTGAAGAATACAAGTATTCTCTGGAATTTTACCAAATTCCTGGTAGATGAAAACGGAAAACTGATTGACTCTTTTGTAAGCACTACAAATCCTATGGATGATGCCATTACAAAGTATCTGAAATAA
- a CDS encoding histidine kinase has protein sequence MKKLLLVFGLVFSHVIFGQTAKEIIDKNIELSGGLTNWKLLNSVLLQGKVVLGIKDEYPIRIFQQRPNLTKTLITTGGKETAIEGFDGSKGYAMNYAANKLQEYPEYVPESFDNDFIDWENKGFDAKYLGKEKVGEIYCHKVELTKNVNKNMYYFDTKTYMLIKEVKKDETLVYSDFKKVGNLTMPFRIESSSTKKDGDYVMLLNKIDINKVFPANIFKF, from the coding sequence ATGAAGAAGTTACTATTAGTATTTGGACTGGTATTTTCGCATGTAATATTCGGACAGACCGCTAAGGAGATTATTGACAAAAACATTGAATTATCCGGAGGGTTAACCAATTGGAAATTGCTGAATTCAGTATTGCTTCAGGGAAAAGTAGTATTGGGAATCAAAGATGAGTATCCGATAAGAATTTTTCAGCAGCGTCCGAATCTTACTAAAACATTGATTACTACCGGAGGAAAAGAAACCGCTATTGAAGGTTTTGACGGTTCCAAAGGCTATGCAATGAATTACGCAGCCAACAAACTTCAGGAATATCCTGAATATGTGCCGGAAAGTTTTGATAACGATTTCATTGACTGGGAAAACAAAGGATTTGATGCCAAATACCTTGGAAAAGAAAAAGTGGGAGAGATCTACTGCCATAAAGTGGAGCTTACCAAGAATGTTAATAAGAATATGTATTATTTTGATACCAAAACTTATATGCTGATAAAAGAAGTAAAAAAAGACGAAACACTGGTATATTCTGATTTTAAAAAAGTAGGAAATCTTACAATGCCTTTCAGAATAGAATCTTCCAGTACTAAAAAAGACGGAGATTATGTGATGTTACTCAATAAAATAGACATCAATAAAGTATTTCCGGCTAATATTTTCAAGTTTTAG
- the kdsB gene encoding 3-deoxy-manno-octulosonate cytidylyltransferase: MKIIAVIPARYEASRFPGKLMQILGEKTVITTTYQNVVETGLFDEVFVATDSEIILDEIVKNGGKAVMTGQHETGSDRIAEAVQNIDCDIVINVQGDEPFLKQEPLRQLIEVFKNDDRKEISLASLKIQLHEKEEIENPNNVKVITDNNGFALYFSRSVIPFHREVSYDVSYFKHIGVYAFRKEALLQFSKLAMKPLEISEKIECIRYLEYGMKIKMIETNFVGVGIDTPEDLEKARKLI; this comes from the coding sequence ATGAAAATAATCGCTGTGATCCCTGCCCGTTACGAAGCAAGCCGTTTTCCGGGGAAACTTATGCAGATTTTAGGAGAAAAAACCGTTATCACGACCACCTATCAGAACGTAGTGGAAACCGGACTGTTTGATGAAGTATTTGTCGCTACAGATTCCGAAATTATTCTTGATGAAATCGTAAAAAACGGAGGAAAAGCTGTAATGACAGGACAGCACGAGACCGGAAGCGACCGGATTGCAGAAGCTGTACAGAATATAGACTGCGATATCGTAATCAATGTTCAGGGAGATGAACCTTTCCTGAAGCAGGAACCTTTGCGTCAGCTGATCGAAGTTTTTAAAAATGATGACCGGAAGGAAATTTCTTTAGCTTCTTTGAAAATTCAACTGCATGAAAAAGAAGAAATTGAAAATCCGAATAACGTAAAAGTAATTACTGATAATAACGGATTCGCCCTGTATTTCAGCCGTTCCGTAATTCCTTTTCACAGAGAAGTTTCTTATGATGTAAGCTATTTTAAACATATCGGCGTATATGCCTTCAGAAAGGAAGCCTTGCTGCAGTTTTCAAAACTGGCAATGAAACCATTGGAAATTTCCGAAAAAATTGAATGCATCCGCTATCTGGAATACGGAATGAAAATCAAAATGATAGAAACCAATTTCGTAGGAGTAGGCATAGATACACCGGAAGATCTGGAAAAAGCCCGGAAATTAATTTAA
- a CDS encoding phosphatase PAP2 family protein → MKKLRFLLLPVSILVCSQEVDTLKVKELPKELELPKVQTYTLKDGSVRTYPKPKLLDFVTKLPRNFINTNKDFVAQDHAYYLGGAVAATLILLPFDQKLIDNSRELAERWGMDKDNNYTKVGGVFKIPKDIGSTLYLIGNGSTLVLLGIGFGTYGLIKNDYRAQATASGLMESLILSGVFTQTLKRITGRESPFIAEEYGHKGGAWNPFPSFSAFGKNTSNYDAMPSGHLTTFMAGITVIADNYPDAKWIKPVGYTLAGALCFQMMQSKVHWASDYPLALLMGYFIGKTISKSRYTSSEGTIGKTKYNLNFIASRQWEYNMVGVKLSF, encoded by the coding sequence ATGAAAAAACTGAGATTTCTACTCTTACCAGTTTCAATATTGGTATGCTCACAAGAGGTTGATACATTGAAGGTAAAAGAGCTTCCAAAAGAACTGGAACTGCCAAAAGTACAAACCTACACCCTAAAAGACGGATCTGTCCGGACCTATCCAAAGCCGAAATTACTGGATTTTGTAACCAAATTACCCAGAAACTTTATCAACACCAATAAAGATTTCGTGGCCCAGGATCATGCCTATTATCTGGGAGGAGCTGTTGCAGCAACGTTGATTCTCCTGCCATTTGACCAGAAACTGATCGACAATTCCAGAGAGCTGGCAGAAAGATGGGGAATGGATAAAGATAATAACTACACCAAAGTAGGCGGCGTTTTTAAAATCCCGAAAGATATCGGATCTACCCTGTACCTGATAGGGAATGGTTCTACATTAGTATTATTAGGAATTGGTTTCGGGACGTACGGATTAATTAAAAATGATTACAGAGCACAGGCTACAGCCAGCGGTTTAATGGAAAGTTTAATTCTTTCCGGAGTATTTACCCAAACTCTTAAAAGAATTACCGGAAGAGAAAGTCCGTTTATTGCAGAAGAATACGGACATAAGGGAGGGGCATGGAATCCTTTCCCAAGTTTCTCAGCCTTCGGAAAAAACACTTCGAATTATGATGCTATGCCATCCGGACATTTAACCACTTTTATGGCGGGGATCACCGTGATTGCAGACAATTATCCGGATGCAAAATGGATTAAACCTGTAGGGTATACGCTGGCAGGAGCACTTTGTTTTCAGATGATGCAGAGTAAAGTGCACTGGGCTTCAGATTATCCTTTAGCCCTGTTAATGGGCTATTTTATAGGAAAAACCATCTCAAAAAGCAGATATACTTCATCAGAAGGAACCATCGGAAAAACAAAATACAATCTCAACTTTATCGCATCCCGCCAATGGGAATACAATATGGTAGGAGTAAAACTCTCTTTTTAA
- a CDS encoding pyridoxal phosphate-dependent aminotransferase, protein MKVSKLAANLIGSEIVKIGNEVNDLKAKGAEIANLTIGDLNSNIYPIPALLKEEIQKAYQNNLTNYPPANGLLSLRKEVSKDLKKRWNLDYSPEDILITAGSRPLIYAVYKTIVDEGDKVVYPIPSWNNNHYAYLTSANAVEVKTKPETNFLPTADDLRPHLDGAVLLALCSPLNPTGTMFTKEQLSEICELVIAENKKRGADEKPLYLMYDQIYSCLTFGAEHVDPVSLFPEMKDYTIYIDGISKCLAATGVRVGWGFGPSHILDKMKALLTHVGAWAPKPEQEATAKFYENHENVDTFVNDFKAKLEESLKVLHNGVQDLKGKGLAVDSIEPMGALYLTIKLDYIGKTKPDGTVLENSSDLVFYLINEAGVALVPFSAFGEEKSEPWFRASVGGLAVDEIKVMLPKLESALNKLK, encoded by the coding sequence GTGAAAGTTTCAAAATTAGCAGCGAACCTGATCGGTTCTGAAATTGTAAAAATTGGTAACGAAGTAAATGATCTAAAAGCGAAAGGAGCGGAAATTGCCAATCTTACTATTGGTGATCTGAATTCTAATATCTATCCTATTCCGGCATTGCTGAAGGAAGAGATTCAGAAAGCATATCAGAATAATCTGACGAACTATCCTCCTGCCAACGGACTTTTATCTTTAAGAAAAGAAGTTTCCAAAGACCTTAAGAAAAGATGGAACCTGGATTATTCTCCGGAAGATATCCTGATCACAGCAGGATCAAGACCTTTGATCTATGCCGTGTACAAAACCATCGTAGACGAAGGCGACAAAGTAGTATATCCTATACCATCCTGGAACAACAATCACTATGCTTACCTTACTTCAGCCAACGCGGTAGAAGTAAAAACAAAACCGGAAACCAACTTCCTTCCAACAGCAGATGATTTAAGACCTCATTTGGATGGAGCCGTATTACTGGCATTGTGTTCGCCATTGAACCCTACAGGAACCATGTTTACAAAAGAGCAGCTTTCAGAAATCTGCGAACTGGTGATTGCTGAAAACAAAAAAAGAGGAGCAGATGAAAAACCGTTATACCTGATGTATGACCAGATTTATTCTTGCCTTACTTTCGGCGCAGAGCACGTAGATCCGGTTTCTCTTTTCCCGGAAATGAAAGACTACACCATCTATATAGACGGTATTTCAAAATGCCTTGCAGCAACAGGAGTACGTGTTGGCTGGGGATTCGGACCTTCTCATATCCTCGATAAAATGAAAGCACTTCTTACCCACGTTGGAGCATGGGCACCAAAACCGGAGCAGGAAGCAACCGCTAAATTCTATGAAAATCATGAGAATGTAGATACTTTCGTTAATGATTTTAAAGCTAAACTTGAAGAAAGCCTAAAAGTTCTTCACAACGGAGTTCAGGATTTAAAAGGAAAAGGACTTGCTGTAGACAGTATTGAACCAATGGGAGCTCTTTATCTTACCATTAAATTAGACTATATCGGAAAAACAAAACCAGATGGAACGGTACTTGAAAACTCTTCGGATCTTGTTTTCTACTTAATCAATGAAGCAGGAGTGGCGTTAGTACCATTCTCAGCTTTCGGAGAAGAAAAATCAGAACCTTGGTTCCGTGCTTCTGTAGGAGGTTTGGCTGTAGATGAGATCAAAGTGATGCTTCCAAAACTGGAAAGTGCTTTGAACAAATTAAAGTAA
- a CDS encoding phospho-sugar mutase, producing the protein MNTLEKAKLWLSDTFDKETRDAVQELIDSNSPDLEDSFYRELEFGTGGMRGIMGVGTNRLNKYTLGQATQGLANYMLQQFKGEEIKVAIAYDVRHNSKEFGKLVADVLTANGIKVLLFKDHRPTPELSFTVRDKKCNGGIVLTASHNPPEYNGYKVYWNDGAQIVPPNDEAIINEVYSVKFEEIKFNGNDDLIEWIGEEQDDVYIDACIENSTYQNVGKENLNIVFTSIHGTTYTTVPKALEKAGFKKVDLVREQMIPSGNFPTVDSPNPEEPAALEMAMDLARITNADIVIGTDPDGDRLGIAVRNLDGEMQLLNGNQTNTILTYYILNEWRKQERITGKEFIGSTIVTSDIFFDIAQKFGVECKVGLTGFKWIGKMIREAEGTQKFVCGGEESFGFMTGDFVRDKDSCGSIILACEIAAWCKANGRTMYQYMIEIYQDLGMYYEGLINIVRKGKEGAEEIQNMMKNFRENPPKELAGSPVEEVKDFKEQTSLTISTNEKKVMNDIPKSNVLIYYTQDGTKVCVRPSGTEPKIKFYVSVKDSVTSEADFKDKLKSLEAKIGAVKTDLKLD; encoded by the coding sequence ATGAATACACTAGAAAAAGCGAAACTTTGGTTAAGTGATACCTTCGATAAAGAAACAAGGGATGCTGTACAAGAACTAATCGACAGCAATTCCCCGGATCTGGAAGACTCTTTTTACAGAGAACTTGAATTCGGAACAGGAGGGATGCGTGGGATAATGGGAGTAGGAACCAACCGCTTAAATAAATATACACTGGGACAGGCTACTCAGGGATTGGCTAATTATATGCTGCAGCAGTTCAAAGGAGAAGAAATTAAAGTGGCCATTGCTTATGATGTTCGTCATAATTCCAAAGAATTTGGAAAGCTGGTTGCAGATGTTTTGACTGCCAACGGAATTAAAGTATTGCTTTTCAAAGATCACAGACCGACTCCTGAATTGTCTTTCACGGTACGCGATAAAAAATGTAACGGAGGAATTGTATTAACGGCCTCTCATAACCCGCCGGAATATAACGGATATAAAGTATACTGGAATGACGGTGCACAGATTGTTCCGCCTAATGACGAAGCCATCATCAATGAAGTATATTCGGTAAAATTCGAAGAAATTAAATTCAACGGAAATGATGATCTGATCGAGTGGATCGGAGAGGAGCAGGATGATGTTTACATTGATGCCTGTATTGAAAACTCTACCTATCAGAATGTTGGAAAAGAAAATTTAAATATCGTTTTCACATCTATCCACGGAACAACCTATACAACGGTTCCCAAAGCTCTTGAAAAAGCCGGATTTAAAAAGGTAGATCTTGTAAGAGAACAGATGATTCCAAGCGGAAATTTCCCTACGGTAGATTCTCCCAACCCGGAAGAGCCTGCAGCATTGGAAATGGCAATGGATCTGGCAAGAATTACCAATGCAGATATCGTGATCGGAACAGACCCGGACGGGGACAGATTAGGAATTGCGGTAAGAAATCTTGATGGTGAAATGCAATTGCTGAACGGTAACCAAACCAATACCATTCTTACTTACTATATCCTGAATGAATGGAGAAAACAGGAAAGAATTACAGGAAAAGAATTTATTGGTTCTACGATTGTAACTTCAGATATCTTCTTTGATATTGCTCAAAAATTCGGAGTAGAATGCAAAGTGGGGCTTACGGGATTCAAGTGGATCGGAAAAATGATCCGTGAAGCAGAAGGTACACAGAAATTTGTGTGTGGTGGTGAAGAGAGCTTCGGATTCATGACGGGAGACTTTGTACGTGATAAAGACTCCTGTGGAAGTATCATTTTAGCTTGTGAAATTGCTGCATGGTGCAAAGCTAACGGTAGAACTATGTATCAGTACATGATCGAGATCTATCAAGATCTTGGAATGTATTATGAAGGATTAATCAATATCGTAAGAAAAGGAAAAGAAGGCGCTGAAGAAATTCAGAATATGATGAAAAACTTCCGCGAAAATCCTCCAAAAGAACTTGCAGGATCACCGGTAGAAGAAGTGAAGGACTTCAAGGAGCAGACAAGTCTTACTATTTCTACGAACGAGAAAAAAGTAATGAATGATATTCCGAAGTCTAATGTTTTGATCTATTACACACAGGATGGAACAAAAGTATGCGTAAGACCTTCAGGAACAGAGCCGAAAATCAAGTTCTATGTTTCAGTGAAAGATTCCGTTACTTCAGAAGCAGACTTCAAAGACAAATTAAAATCATTGGAAGCCAAAATAGGAGCCGTTAAAACAGATTTAAAACTGGATTAA
- a CDS encoding four helix bundle protein: protein MSFKFEKLIIWQKSMEFGEIIFNLSQDFPKNETFNLTSQIRRASDSIALNISEGSILQSKLEFKKFLGYSIRSLAETVTCLYKAKNRKYITEEKFNEIYNESYSLMNQIIAFRNQIKE from the coding sequence ATGAGTTTTAAATTTGAGAAATTGATTATCTGGCAGAAATCTATGGAGTTTGGGGAAATTATTTTTAATTTATCTCAGGATTTTCCAAAGAATGAAACTTTTAATCTTACCTCTCAGATAAGAAGAGCTTCTGATTCAATTGCACTTAATATTTCAGAAGGAAGTATTTTACAGTCAAAATTAGAATTTAAAAAATTTTTAGGATATTCGATTCGATCTTTGGCAGAAACAGTAACCTGCTTATATAAAGCAAAAAACAGAAAATATATTACGGAAGAAAAATTTAATGAAATATATAATGAGAGCTATAGCTTAATGAATCAAATTATTGCTTTCAGAAATCAGATAAAAGAGTAA
- a CDS encoding GIN domain-containing protein, with protein MKKVVYTLMLAAVVSCGKVSPKGNIEKKDVDVSEFVNLDLEGKFRVFYARGPKNFVEIETYPNVANNLDVDVKDKTLFIKEKRGTKGVDFYNVTIYSKYNLEKVAVSDSVEVNISSEIKTDNFRLTMKNNASFMGSVNTRRAEVEMHNRSRANFLGWSKNAVIKISDTASLIAPYWKITNLNINSKNGNYAEVNVKDSLKGHIQNTAKFVYYNDPIRAFKIDKTTKVENKKLQ; from the coding sequence ATGAAAAAAGTTGTATACACATTAATGCTGGCGGCAGTTGTTTCCTGTGGAAAAGTTTCTCCGAAAGGAAATATTGAAAAGAAAGATGTGGATGTTTCAGAGTTCGTAAACCTGGATCTGGAAGGAAAATTCCGTGTATTTTATGCCAGAGGGCCAAAGAATTTTGTAGAAATAGAGACCTATCCGAATGTAGCCAATAATCTGGACGTAGATGTAAAAGACAAGACGCTTTTCATCAAAGAAAAGAGGGGTACAAAAGGGGTTGATTTTTATAATGTGACGATTTATTCAAAATATAATCTGGAAAAAGTAGCCGTTTCTGATTCTGTTGAAGTCAATATTTCAAGTGAAATCAAAACGGACAATTTCAGACTTACTATGAAAAATAATGCAAGCTTCATGGGATCTGTGAACACCAGAAGAGCAGAAGTGGAAATGCATAACAGAAGCCGTGCTAATTTCCTGGGATGGTCAAAAAACGCTGTCATAAAGATTTCAGATACAGCAAGTTTAATTGCACCTTACTGGAAAATTACCAACCTGAATATTAATTCTAAAAACGGAAATTATGCAGAAGTAAATGTAAAAGATTCTTTAAAAGGACACATTCAGAACACGGCAAAATTTGTTTATTACAATGACCCTATCAGAGCGTTCAAAATTGATAAAACGACGAAAGTCGAAAATAAAAAATTACAATAA
- a CDS encoding glycosyltransferase family 2 protein, which translates to MNLSIVIPLLNEEDSLEELFSRIDKVCTTSNLSYEIWFVDDGSTDLSWSIIENMKVQHPQIHAIKFSRNYGKSQALHAAFERTNGDVVITMDADLQDFPEEIPELYNMVTNDNYDIVSGWKKKRFDNVMTKNIPSKLFNAAARKVSGVYLHDFNCGLKAYKRQVVKSVDVYGDMHRYIPVLAANAGFRRITEKEVQHQARPYGTSKFGTERFVRGFLDLITLWFVSRFGGRPMHFFGAVGTLMFIVGFLSALWLGISKLIDVARGIYGHLITNNPWFYIALTMMIMGSLLFVAGFLGEMIIRTNREHKNYNIDEVI; encoded by the coding sequence ATGAATTTATCTATAGTTATTCCGTTACTGAACGAAGAAGACTCTCTGGAAGAGCTTTTTTCAAGAATTGATAAAGTATGCACAACCAGCAATTTATCTTACGAAATCTGGTTTGTAGACGATGGAAGTACGGATTTGTCGTGGAGTATTATTGAGAATATGAAAGTTCAGCATCCTCAGATCCACGCGATTAAATTTTCCAGAAATTATGGAAAATCCCAGGCGCTTCATGCCGCTTTTGAAAGAACAAACGGGGATGTAGTGATTACAATGGATGCCGATTTACAGGATTTTCCGGAAGAAATTCCGGAACTGTATAATATGGTAACCAACGATAATTATGATATCGTTTCCGGTTGGAAAAAGAAACGTTTTGATAATGTAATGACGAAAAATATTCCGTCAAAACTATTCAACGCAGCCGCGAGAAAAGTTTCAGGAGTTTACCTTCATGATTTCAATTGTGGCTTGAAAGCCTATAAAAGACAGGTTGTGAAATCTGTTGATGTATACGGAGATATGCACCGTTATATCCCGGTATTGGCTGCCAATGCAGGTTTCAGAAGAATTACAGAAAAAGAAGTGCAGCACCAGGCAAGGCCTTATGGAACTTCAAAATTCGGAACCGAGAGATTTGTAAGAGGATTTCTGGATTTGATAACCCTTTGGTTTGTAAGCCGTTTCGGAGGAAGACCTATGCATTTCTTCGGAGCTGTGGGTACTTTAATGTTTATTGTCGGTTTTCTTTCAGCACTCTGGTTAGGAATTTCCAAACTGATTGATGTGGCAAGAGGAATCTACGGACATTTAATTACGAATAATCCATGGTTCTATATCGCATTAACGATGATGATTATGGGAAGCCTTCTGTTTGTAGCAGGATTCTTAGGAGAAATGATTATCAGAACAAACCGCGAGCACAAGAATTATAATATTGATGAAGTGATATAA
- a CDS encoding DUF4199 domain-containing protein, whose amino-acid sequence MTKSPSTLGIILFIATMIVFFVVYTFFSGINYFDISLKANAFVLPLLYAGAAFWSVKSYWNTHRVVKFKDAFKRAFVPMFVGGILSIFSIYAFLNFVDPAAKKLLNYQYVQRQKSELDTEYTSARKILKHQKDIDELDQKYKERLQSFTPEAVKGKDMLTASHFSGYFAAILIFYVVLSVFFGAFFRTRTLHQPEETNQA is encoded by the coding sequence ATGACGAAAAGTCCATCAACACTAGGAATTATACTTTTTATCGCTACAATGATCGTTTTCTTTGTAGTATACACTTTTTTCTCAGGAATCAATTATTTTGATATCTCTTTGAAAGCCAATGCTTTTGTTTTGCCTCTTCTGTATGCCGGGGCAGCATTCTGGTCTGTGAAATCCTATTGGAACACCCATAGAGTAGTAAAATTCAAAGACGCTTTCAAAAGAGCATTCGTCCCGATGTTTGTGGGAGGCATCCTTTCAATTTTCAGTATTTATGCCTTTTTAAATTTTGTAGACCCGGCTGCTAAAAAGCTGCTGAACTACCAGTATGTTCAGAGACAAAAATCTGAACTGGATACAGAATATACCTCTGCAAGAAAAATTCTGAAGCATCAGAAAGATATTGATGAGCTGGATCAGAAATACAAAGAAAGATTACAAAGCTTCACGCCTGAGGCGGTTAAAGGAAAAGATATGCTTACGGCAAGTCATTTTTCAGGATATTTTGCAGCAATTCTTATATTTTACGTAGTTTTGTCGGTGTTTTTCGGAGCGTTTTTCAGAACAAGAACATTACATCAGCCCGAAGAAACCAATCAAGCCTAA
- a CDS encoding metal-dependent hydrolase, translated as MKIQFLGQNCFLFTYKDKTILSDPFYNYKKAESGFDIAAQKIDYILLTHAHGDHIADVAEVLQHYPEATIIGVPEVCGYFQQAKNKDDVNLGGSTKIDDLKISMVPAHHTSSFPDGSYGGVPVGYIFRLPEGKNIYLAGDTGVMADMELFPRLYGNIDLSILPIGSHYTMCPRKASFAAAELLKTPKVIGCHFDTFPAIEINHESALKHFADKNVELVLPKLGETFEF; from the coding sequence ATGAAAATACAATTCTTAGGGCAAAATTGTTTCCTGTTCACGTACAAGGACAAAACAATTTTGAGTGACCCTTTTTACAACTACAAAAAAGCAGAGTCAGGCTTTGATATTGCTGCTCAAAAAATCGATTACATCCTGTTAACTCATGCGCACGGTGATCATATTGCTGATGTAGCAGAAGTATTGCAGCATTATCCGGAAGCTACTATTATTGGAGTTCCGGAAGTATGCGGCTATTTTCAGCAGGCCAAAAACAAAGACGATGTAAACTTAGGAGGATCGACTAAAATCGACGATCTTAAAATTTCCATGGTTCCGGCCCATCATACAAGTTCTTTCCCGGACGGCAGCTACGGAGGCGTTCCTGTAGGGTATATCTTCAGACTACCTGAAGGTAAGAACATCTATTTGGCAGGTGATACAGGAGTAATGGCGGATATGGAGCTGTTCCCGAGATTATACGGAAACATTGACCTGTCTATCCTTCCCATTGGAAGCCATTACACAATGTGTCCTAGAAAAGCTTCTTTTGCAGCAGCAGAACTGTTAAAAACACCGAAAGTAATCGGATGTCACTTTGATACTTTCCCTGCTATAGAAATCAACCATGAAAGTGCGTTAAAGCATTTTGCCGATAAAAATGTAGAACTTGTTTTACCAAAATTGGGGGAGACTTTCGAATTTTAA
- a CDS encoding SRPBCC family protein, which produces MNSSVYVEAQMLIRKPVEEVFEAFINPEITTHFWFTKSTGKLEEGKTVTWEWEMYGVKSEVKVHQIIPNQLIRTEWGDPSAKVDYEFKAMEKGTLVIIKSHGFNQTGEDLLKVINDNTGGFTTVLDGCKAYLEHGIHLNLIEDKFPSK; this is translated from the coding sequence ATGAATTCCAGTGTCTATGTTGAAGCTCAAATGCTTATCAGAAAACCGGTTGAAGAGGTCTTCGAAGCATTCATCAATCCGGAAATAACCACTCACTTCTGGTTCACAAAATCTACCGGAAAACTGGAGGAAGGTAAAACAGTTACCTGGGAATGGGAAATGTACGGTGTAAAATCCGAAGTGAAAGTTCATCAGATCATCCCGAACCAACTCATCAGAACAGAATGGGGAGATCCTTCAGCAAAAGTAGACTATGAATTCAAAGCCATGGAAAAAGGAACTCTGGTTATCATTAAAAGCCACGGATTCAACCAGACGGGTGAAGATCTTTTAAAAGTGATTAACGACAATACAGGAGGTTTTACAACAGTTTTAGATGGCTGTAAAGCTTATCTGGAACATGGAATTCATCTCAATTTAATTGAAGATAAATTCCCGTCGAAATAA